TCATCCTCAACAACGGCGATCCCAAGCCGCTCTTCGAGCTGTGCGACCTGCTGGCGGCGGCGAAACTGCCGATCGCGCTCGGCGCGTCGTTTGCGCCCGACGAACGCAGCACGCGCGAACTGTTCGACAAGATGAAGGCGGCGGGATTTCGGCGCGTGCGGTTCGGCGTCGAGAATTTCGCCGACAACGTGCTGCGTCTGATGAACAAGACCTACACGGCGCAGGTGGCGCTGAAGAATCTGCGCGACGCGCACGAAGCCGGCCTCGAGACGCACGTGAGCGTCATGATCGGTTTCCCCGGCGAAACCTACGAGGATTTCTACACGAACCTCGCATGGATGCGGAAAATCGAGCCTTGGTGCGATTACGTGGACACGGTGACGGCGTGCGAGGTGCTGCCGCACGCGAAGATCGAACGCGCGCCCGCGAAGTATCAGGTGCTGTTGCCGCCCAAGGATCACGCGCGATCCTGGTCGTACATGGGCTACAACAACGAGAACTACCGCGAGACGCGCCTGAAAGAGATGGCGGTCTGGATCGGCGGGCTCGATTTCAAATTCAACTACGACTGGTTCGTATCGCCCGGCAGCAAGTTCCGTCGCGACGAGGGGCGCATCCGCGAGCGTATCGCCAAGCGCGTGGGCCGCGACATCGAGTGCGTGATCGTGAACATGCCGCCGTGGGGCTTCACGAATCCTCCCGTGGGCCCGGCGGTGCTGGCGACGTATCTGGACAGCCGCGGGCACCCCACGAAGGTGCTCGACTACAACGCGCGCTGGTACAACGAAGCGCCCGAGAACCAGAAGCTGCTGTGGCACGTCGAGAACAAGAATTTCTGGTCGAACGACGAGACGTGGGAGGTCCTCGCGTGGGGCCTCGCCGACAAGATCGAAAAGGCAGCGGATGAAATCCTGGCCGCGGATCCGAAGCTCATCGGCTTTTCCGTCGTCGATCCCAAGGAGCGCGTCACCGTCGCCGTGATCGACGCCGTGCGCCGAAAAAACCCCGACGTGAAGATCCTGCTCGGCGGGCCGGCGATCTTCACGCCCGATTACCGCACCATCTTTTTCGAGCGTGCGGGCCGGTGGATCGACGGCTACGTGGTCGGCGAGGGCGAGGAGACGCTACTCGACTGCGTGCGCGCGGTGAACGCGGGCGAGCCCCTGCGCGGCATCCCCGGCGTCATCACGCTCGACACCGAGGGGAAGCAGGAACTCGTGCCGCGCGGACCGATCCGCGATCTCGACTCGGTGCCCTTTCCCAGCTACGCGCATTTCAACATGCGCGAGTATCACGGCAATTCGCTGGTGCTCGAATGGTCGCGCGGCTGCATCGCAAGCTGCCTGTACTGCAAGGGCAAGGATCTCGCGGGCAAGTATCGCAGCCGATCGGCGAAGCACATCTTCGACGAATTGAAGCACCACGTCGAAGTGCTCGGGTTCGCCAGCTTCACCGTGTCGGACAACATCCTCAACGGCCGTCCCAAGGTGCTTCACGAACTGTGCGACTTGATCATCGAGTCGAAGCTGCCCGTGCGCTGGAACGCCGAGGCAGCCCCGATGAAAAACCTGACGCCGGAACTGTTACGCAAGCTGCGCGCGGCGGGATGCTTCGAATTGCAGCTCGGCCTCGAGGTCGGCTCCGACCGCGTGCTCAAATACATGAACAAAGAAAAACTCTTCACCGTCGAGTCGGCGGGACAAGTGTTCCGCGACGCCAAGGCGGCCGGGATCAAGACGTGCATGTTCTGCATCGTCGGCTTCCCGGGCGAAACCGAAGAAGACTTCCAGATGACGCTCGAGATGATCGAGCGCAACGCGCCCTACATCGATCAGATCAAGTCGATCAACGCGTGCGTCATCATCACCGGCACCGACCTGCACGTGCAGGCGGGGCGCATGGGCATGACGCTGCCGCGCGACGACTACCACTACCTGTGGACCGACGGGAACGGTCTTTCGATCGAGGAGCGCAACGACCGCATCCGACGCGTGCTCGCGCTCGTGCAGCGGCTGGGCAAGGAGTGTTTGGAAACGAACTTGACCGAGGGCAAGCAGCTCGATCTCGCGAAGGCGGTGCGCGCGGGGGGCCTCGGGCCCGAGCAACGCTTCGCGCGGCTGCTCGAACTCGCGAACAACCTGGGCAGCTTCGACCCCGGCGATTACGGCGATGGATCGTCGATCAAGGTGCCGACGCTCGCCGAGGACTTCGGCCGATCGGACGCGTACCAACCCGGCGCGGCGCGGCCCACGGCCGCCGAGATCATGGACCGCACCTACGACCGCGCAAGCTTCGCCGCCGCCGAGCGCGACGCGGCGATCGCGGCCTCGGGTTCGTCGGCGTGCCTGCCGGGCGCGGGCGCGGGTATCGCGTCGTCGCGCGCCGTTGCCGAAAAGCCGGGCGACAACGGCCGCGCGAACGGCAACGGACATGCCCACGAAAACGGCAATGGACACTCCCACGAGGAACCCCGCGCCGTCACGCGCGAATTCGTCGAGGAGCGGTTGCATTTGTCGGGCGTGATGTCGGGCGAGCGGGTCTATTGCGGCCCGCGCATCCTGGAAATCGACCTGACGAATCGCTGCAACCTCAACTGCGTGGGCTGCTGGAATCACGGCTTCGAGATGGGCGACGCGCGCTGGACCGGCGAGATGTTCAAACGCACGCTGCCGACCGCGCGCGTGCTCGAGACCATCGACGAGGCGGCGGCGACCGGCGCGAAGATGGTGCAGCTCTCGGGCGCGGGCGATCCGCTGCTGCACCCGGATTTTCTGAAGGTGCTCGAACGCGTGAAGTCGCGCGGTCTGAAATGCACCGTCATCACCAACGGCACGATGCTGACCGAGAAGGTCATGCGCCGCATGGTGGAACTGGGCCTCGACAACCTGACCGTGAGCGTGTGGGCGGGCAACGAGGAGACGTATACGGCCACGCACCCGGGCACCAAACCGAAGACGATCGGCAAGATCCGCGACGCGCTGCGTGAACTGCACGCGATCAAGAAGCGCCTGGGCAAGACGCGCCCGCACGTGAAAATCTACAACGTCATCAACCACGCGAACGCGGGCGGCATCGACGACATGATCACGTTCGCGCTGCAAAGCCTCGTCGATCACGTCGAGTTCACGCCCATCGACATCGTGCCCGGCCGATCCGATCATCTGGGCCTCACCGCGCAGGACCGCGACCGGATCAAGACGCAGCTCGACGGCCTGACGCGCCGCGACGACTACCTCGAGCTCGATCCCACGCAGGCGCCGCGCTCGGCGGGCGCGGGCGGCGAGGGCAAAGAGTTCGCGCGGTTCGTGAAGTACCAGATTTTGCCGCACGATTTCCGCTACGAGCTCGACGACATCTCGCGCTTCGACGTGCTGTGCGAACGCAAGGCGTGGCGGCTCGACATCACCGAGGACAACGTCGAGCACAACGCGCTGTTTTTCAAATACCCCGAGCACGAGTGCCGCGCGTGCCCCGAGCGGCCGCGCTGCTCCATCGACAAGGACCGCCACCACATCAAAGTCGAGTTCCTGTCGGTGCTGGGTTTCGGCGCGTTCTACCGGCGCATCACGAGCGCCGAGGCGCAGTCGGGACATTACGACGCCGGAGCGGTGCGCGACCTGCCGTGCAACATCGGCTGGACCTACGCGCGCGTCGGCACCGACGGCAAGGTCGCCCCGTGTTGCAAGGGCACGAAGATGCCGATGGGAAGCATTCAGGGCGAAGACCTGCGCGCGATCTGGACCAAGCCCGCGTACGTCGAGTTTCGCCGCAACGCGATTTCGAAGCCCAAGGACGATCCCTACTTCGCGCCCATCGCCTGCATGAAGGCGTGCGACAATTTGGGCATGATCCACAAAACCGCTCGCGAACTCGCGGAGCTCGCCCCCGACGAGCGCGAAGCGGTGGCGAAGCCGGCGGAACGCGGGTTTCGGGAAATGTAACGCTCGGTCGCAGCGCCCGAACCTGACCGATCCCCTTTTCCCGCGTTTCGTTTTCGAGTTTGATACGCCCTCTTTTTCGATGAACCCGGGGTCGCGCACATGATGCGTTTCGTCAGACAAAAACCGTTCGCCGCGCTCGTGGCTTTTTGCGTCGTCGCGGCCGGGGCGTGGTTCGTTTACCGTTCGCTTTTCGCCGCGAGTCCGGGCGCGGGCGGCCCGCGCGGGTTCGGCCCCGCGCCGGTCGTGGTCGCCGAGGCCAAAACCGGGGAGTGGGTGGACGAGCTCGAGGCCGTGGGAACCGCGCGCTCGCGCGAGTCGGTCGCCATCACCGCCAAGGTCACCGAGACCGTGCGTCGCCTGCACTTCGACGACGGCGAGCAGGTGAAGGCCGGGGCGATTCTCGCCGAGCTCACGCGCGCCGAGGAATCGGCGCAGCTTTCGGAGGCGCTCGCCGGGCTCGAGGATGCGACGAAGGAGTATCAGCGCATTTCCAAGCTCGACTCGGCGGATCTTGTCGCCAAGACCGAGGTGCAGACGCAGACCGCGCGCTACAAAGCGGCCGACGCGCGCGTGCGCGCCATCGAGGCGCGCCTCTCGGACCGGCTGATCCGCGCGCCGTTCGCCGGGGTCGTGGGTCTGCGCAACGTGAGCCCGGGGCAACTCGTCGCGCCGGGTACGGTGGTGGCCACACTCGACGACATCAGCCGCATCAAGCTCGACTTCCAGGTGCCCGAGGTCTACATCGCCGTCGCGCGGCCGGGCCTCGACGTCATCGCGCGCTCCGAGGCGTATCGCGACCGGGAGTTTCACGGCGTCATCACGGGCATGGACACGCGCGTCGACCCCGCGACGCGAGCCTTCGCGGTGCGCGCCGAGATCCCCAACGACGACGGCGCGCTGCGCCCGGGCATGCTGCTCGCGGTCAAGATCATTCGCGAGCGCCGGCGCGCGCTCATCGTGCCCGAAGGCGCGATCGTGCAGACGCAGGACCGGCACATGGTCTTCGTCGCGACGCCCGAAAACAAGGCCGAGCAGCGGGTCGTCAAGATCGGCGCGCGCAAACCCGGCTTCGTGGAAATCACCGAGGGCCTCGTCGAGGGCGAGCAGGCGGTCGTCGAGGGCGCGATGAAATCGCGGCCCGGCGGCGACGTGGCGATTGTCGGCCGCGTGGACGCCCTGACCGGGGCGGCGCTGCCCATGCCGGACGCGGTCACGCCGTCCGCGCCGGACGCGGCGAAGGCGAAATAATCCATGTTTCTTTCCGACGTGTCCGTCCGCCGTCCGGTCCTCGCGATCGTCGTCAATCTGCTGCTCGTGATCTTCGGGGTGCTGTCGTACCTGACGCTGCCGCTGCGCGAACTGCCCGACATCGATCCGCCCGTCGTGTCGATCTCGACCATCTACACCGGCGCGTCGGCCGATATCGTCGAGGCCCGCATCACGCAGCCCGTCGAGGATCAGGTCAGCGGCATCGAGGGCATCCGCACGATCGAGTCGGTGAGCCGCGACGGCGAGTCTCAGGTCTCGATCGAGTTCAACATCGACCGCGACATCGACGCCGCGGCCAACGATGTGCGTGACCGCGTGGGTCGCATCGTGGACAACCTGCCCGAGGAGGCGAACGCCCCCGAGATCTTCAAGGTCGACGCGAACAACGACGTGATGATGTGGCTGAACTTCCAGAGTTCCACGATGGACAACCTGGAGCTCACGGACTACGCCGAGCGCTATCTCGTCGATCGCTTCTCGGTGGTGGACGGCGTGGCCCGCGTCATGGTCGGCGGCGCGCGGCGATATTCGATGCGCGTGTGGCTGCACGCCGACGCGCTCGCGGCGCGCGGCCTGACCGTGAGTGACGTCGAAGGCGCGCTGCTGCGCGAAAACGTGGAGCTGCCCGCCGGGCGCATCGAGTCGGTCGACCGCGAGTTCACGGTGCGCGTCGCGCGCTCGTATCGCGCGCCCGACGACTTCCGCGGCCTTGCCCTCAAGCGCGGCGAAGGCGGCTACATCGTGCGGCTCGGCGAGGTGGCCGACGTCGAATTCACGGCCGAGGACGAGCGCAGCGTGCTGCGCGGCAACGGTGAGTCGATGGTCGGCATCGGCATCATCCAGCAGTCCACGGCGAACGCCATTGCGGTTGCCGACGGCGTGCGCGAAGTGGCGATACAGGTCGGGACGCAGCTTCCCGAGGGCACGATCCTCGCGCCGAGCTACGATACGTCGGTCTTTATCCGCGCGGCGATCCGCGAGGTGTACGTGTCGTTTTTCATCGCGGTGGTGCTGGTCATCGCGGTGATCTATCTGTTCCTCGGCAACCTGCGCGCCACGTTGATCCCGGCGGTGGCGGTACCGGTCTCGCTGACGGCGGCGCTGATCGTGCTGTCCGTGCTCGGCTACTCGATCAACCTGTTCACGCTGCTCGCGCTGATCCTCGCGATCGGCATGGTCGTCGACGACGCCATCGTCGTGCTCGAAAACATTCACCGGCGCATGGAACTGGGCGAGCCCGCGATGCTCGCGGCGTTTCGCGGCACGCGGCAGGTGGGCTTCGCCGTCGTCGCGACGACCGCCGTGCTTTTCGCGGTCTTCATTCCCATCGCGTTTCTCACGGGCAACATCGGGCGTCTGTTCGTGGAGTTCGCCTTCGCCATGTCGGCCGCCATCGGCTTTTCCGGGCTCGTCGCGCTCACCATCACGCCGGTCATGGCGTCGCGGCTCCTGAAGCCGAACACACAGGGCAACTGGCTCACGCGGCGCATCGACCGCGACTTCGAGCGGCTCCAGCGCGCCTACCGCCGGCTGCTGGAGGGCGCGCTGCGCCGCCGCGGCCTCGTGCTGCTCGCTGGCGCGTCCACACTCGGTCTCATCGCGTGGTTCATGACGGTGATTCCCAGCGAGCTCGCACCGACCGAGGATCGCGGCGCGTTCATCGTGGTGGCCAAGGCGCCCGAGGGCGCGAGCTTCGACTACTCCATGCGCATGATGACGAAGGTGGAAAACATCCTTCTGCCGCTGCTGGAAAGCGGCGAGGTGACGCGCGTGCTCACCCGCGTTCCCGGCGGATTCGGCAGCACCGCCGTCGTCAATTCCGGCTTCGGCGTCGTGGTGATGAGCCTGTGGGAAGACCGCGCGCGCACCACGCAGGAGGTGATGGCCGAGATCACGCCGAAGCTCGGCGCGCTCACCGAGGGCCTCGCCTTTCCCGCGATGCGTCAGGGTCTCGTGCGTCGCGGCGGCTTCCAGCCCGTGCAGTTTGTCGTCGGCGGCAGCACGTATGACGAGATCGCGCGCTATCGCGACATTCTGCTCGACGCCGCGCGGCAAAACCCCGGCCTCTCGGGCGTCGATGCCGACTACAAGGAAACCAAGCCGCAACTGCTGGTCGATATCGATCGCGACCGCGCGGCGGATCTGGGCGTATCGCTCGGCGACGTGGGGCGCACGCTCGAAACGCTGCTCGGCACGCGACGCGTAACGACGATGATCGAGCGCGGCGAGGAGTACAATGTCATCCTCGCGGCGCGCGACGAGGACCGCGCCTCGCCCGCCGACATCTTCAACAACTACGTGCGCTCTCTCACCACGGGCAAGCTGATCCCGCTCTCCAACCTCGTGCGCGTGCGCGAACTGGCCGGCGCGGGCGAGCTCAACCGCTTCAACCGCTTCCGCGCCGTCACGATCTCGGCGAACCTGAATCCCGGCTACACGCTGGGCGAGGCGCTCGCGTTTTTCGAGGGCGTCGCGCGCGACAAACTCCCCACCACGGCGGCGATCGACTACAAGGGCGAATCGCGCGAGTTCAAGGAGTCGAGCCGCTCGCTGTATTTCGTCTTCGCGCTCGCGCTCGTCGTCGTCTTCCTCGTGCTCGCGGCCCAGTTCGAGAGCTTCGTGC
This portion of the Deltaproteobacteria bacterium genome encodes:
- a CDS encoding radical SAM protein is translated as MSARTDILLAMCPPYGPEMPPLSLASLVESARANGFTANVLDLNIDVFRAAVDPGEWEMDHKEQWVWPTKFPDLWKRHAPALEAGIATLIEADARVYGFSCHSDNRLTTQDVIRALRRARPNAIVIVGGMGVYSDTSRRSFQSGLVDAFVIGPEGEATLVEFLRAVRDGRPFDEVPGLVLWRDGALRETAARDVANLAEFPFPSFADFDLNAYTTPNLPVVTSRGCKSHCLFCNDRVLMGKFRGRSAESVFDEIRHHVEVLGIRDFSFNDLQLNYNVTEIDRLCTLVNGHFGPASGAIRWNANIIVSDAFLPSILQNMHAAGCHTLTLGLESGSARVVKRMAKGFKLDTARRLMRDIKDAGITLWINLVVGFPGETDETVRESIAFVQEHVGVIDEVCVCNTCNLLEYSTLHDHRDKFGIAPASDPQWDEVSWRTLDGANTFEQRMVWLGWMVDMLRANNVPIRQTNYHFEGEDRLHAARRIDVVLAIAPPAGTDSPPYELVSSSAYLRERAGIEATCVDLNIEAFRAASDDHRAWWQPGVRETWADPERLGEIMPSLGLNAETMADRLLAPGTGIVALYVHRANAMVTRVVIEALKRKSPGVRVALFGPTTSIAAERNLFPDALCEFMVAGEVEASLADLVSRLVHNADLGTLRGVRFAKPGGERHFMPREPIKPLADLPSPDYRELRPEMYGPVLGVRMSRGCVHRCAFCAEQPAEGPARRRNPARVFAEIEGAFRDHGAREFEFTDLILNNGDPKPLFELCDLLAAAKLPIALGASFAPDERSTRELFDKMKAAGFRRVRFGVENFADNVLRLMNKTYTAQVALKNLRDAHEAGLETHVSVMIGFPGETYEDFYTNLAWMRKIEPWCDYVDTVTACEVLPHAKIERAPAKYQVLLPPKDHARSWSYMGYNNENYRETRLKEMAVWIGGLDFKFNYDWFVSPGSKFRRDEGRIRERIAKRVGRDIECVIVNMPPWGFTNPPVGPAVLATYLDSRGHPTKVLDYNARWYNEAPENQKLLWHVENKNFWSNDETWEVLAWGLADKIEKAADEILAADPKLIGFSVVDPKERVTVAVIDAVRRKNPDVKILLGGPAIFTPDYRTIFFERAGRWIDGYVVGEGEETLLDCVRAVNAGEPLRGIPGVITLDTEGKQELVPRGPIRDLDSVPFPSYAHFNMREYHGNSLVLEWSRGCIASCLYCKGKDLAGKYRSRSAKHIFDELKHHVEVLGFASFTVSDNILNGRPKVLHELCDLIIESKLPVRWNAEAAPMKNLTPELLRKLRAAGCFELQLGLEVGSDRVLKYMNKEKLFTVESAGQVFRDAKAAGIKTCMFCIVGFPGETEEDFQMTLEMIERNAPYIDQIKSINACVIITGTDLHVQAGRMGMTLPRDDYHYLWTDGNGLSIEERNDRIRRVLALVQRLGKECLETNLTEGKQLDLAKAVRAGGLGPEQRFARLLELANNLGSFDPGDYGDGSSIKVPTLAEDFGRSDAYQPGAARPTAAEIMDRTYDRASFAAAERDAAIAASGSSACLPGAGAGIASSRAVAEKPGDNGRANGNGHAHENGNGHSHEEPRAVTREFVEERLHLSGVMSGERVYCGPRILEIDLTNRCNLNCVGCWNHGFEMGDARWTGEMFKRTLPTARVLETIDEAAATGAKMVQLSGAGDPLLHPDFLKVLERVKSRGLKCTVITNGTMLTEKVMRRMVELGLDNLTVSVWAGNEETYTATHPGTKPKTIGKIRDALRELHAIKKRLGKTRPHVKIYNVINHANAGGIDDMITFALQSLVDHVEFTPIDIVPGRSDHLGLTAQDRDRIKTQLDGLTRRDDYLELDPTQAPRSAGAGGEGKEFARFVKYQILPHDFRYELDDISRFDVLCERKAWRLDITEDNVEHNALFFKYPEHECRACPERPRCSIDKDRHHIKVEFLSVLGFGAFYRRITSAEAQSGHYDAGAVRDLPCNIGWTYARVGTDGKVAPCCKGTKMPMGSIQGEDLRAIWTKPAYVEFRRNAISKPKDDPYFAPIACMKACDNLGMIHKTARELAELAPDEREAVAKPAERGFREM
- a CDS encoding efflux RND transporter periplasmic adaptor subunit, whose amino-acid sequence is MRFVRQKPFAALVAFCVVAAGAWFVYRSLFAASPGAGGPRGFGPAPVVVAEAKTGEWVDELEAVGTARSRESVAITAKVTETVRRLHFDDGEQVKAGAILAELTRAEESAQLSEALAGLEDATKEYQRISKLDSADLVAKTEVQTQTARYKAADARVRAIEARLSDRLIRAPFAGVVGLRNVSPGQLVAPGTVVATLDDISRIKLDFQVPEVYIAVARPGLDVIARSEAYRDREFHGVITGMDTRVDPATRAFAVRAEIPNDDGALRPGMLLAVKIIRERRRALIVPEGAIVQTQDRHMVFVATPENKAEQRVVKIGARKPGFVEITEGLVEGEQAVVEGAMKSRPGGDVAIVGRVDALTGAALPMPDAVTPSAPDAAKAK
- a CDS encoding efflux RND transporter permease subunit, translated to MFLSDVSVRRPVLAIVVNLLLVIFGVLSYLTLPLRELPDIDPPVVSISTIYTGASADIVEARITQPVEDQVSGIEGIRTIESVSRDGESQVSIEFNIDRDIDAAANDVRDRVGRIVDNLPEEANAPEIFKVDANNDVMMWLNFQSSTMDNLELTDYAERYLVDRFSVVDGVARVMVGGARRYSMRVWLHADALAARGLTVSDVEGALLRENVELPAGRIESVDREFTVRVARSYRAPDDFRGLALKRGEGGYIVRLGEVADVEFTAEDERSVLRGNGESMVGIGIIQQSTANAIAVADGVREVAIQVGTQLPEGTILAPSYDTSVFIRAAIREVYVSFFIAVVLVIAVIYLFLGNLRATLIPAVAVPVSLTAALIVLSVLGYSINLFTLLALILAIGMVVDDAIVVLENIHRRMELGEPAMLAAFRGTRQVGFAVVATTAVLFAVFIPIAFLTGNIGRLFVEFAFAMSAAIGFSGLVALTITPVMASRLLKPNTQGNWLTRRIDRDFERLQRAYRRLLEGALRRRGLVLLAGASTLGLIAWFMTVIPSELAPTEDRGAFIVVAKAPEGASFDYSMRMMTKVENILLPLLESGEVTRVLTRVPGGFGSTAVVNSGFGVVVMSLWEDRARTTQEVMAEITPKLGALTEGLAFPAMRQGLVRRGGFQPVQFVVGGSTYDEIARYRDILLDAARQNPGLSGVDADYKETKPQLLVDIDRDRAADLGVSLGDVGRTLETLLGTRRVTTMIERGEEYNVILAARDEDRASPADIFNNYVRSLTTGKLIPLSNLVRVRELAGAGELNRFNRFRAVTISANLNPGYTLGEALAFFEGVARDKLPTTAAIDYKGESREFKESSRSLYFVFALALVVVFLVLAAQFESFVHPFVIMLTVPLAVAGALGGLWIAGSTLNIYSQIGIVMLIGLAAKNGILIVEFANQLRDEGAEFTEALLRASALRLRPILMTALSTAVGAVPLVIAQGAGAGSRKTIGVVVFFGIMFASALTLVVIPVLYDLLARNTGSPGEAAARLAKLHEETPDNVG